TCTTCGTACCGCTCGACGAATCGGACGACGTTCGGGTCGCCGATGTCGGTCGCCGCGTGGTAGGAGAGCACACCGGGTTCCGAACGGCTCCGCTCGGCGAGTTCGTCGCACAGGTCGAGTGCCTCCGCCCGTCGCTCGGGGACGATGGGGATGCTGGTCAGGACGACGTACATGGCTGGACCGATGGACGGGGACGTAAAGTCGGTTGGGCCGTCGTGGGGGTCAGTCACAGGGTCTGCAGGACCCCGACCACGTCCCGCTCGATGGTCGGCGACGCCCACTCGTTCGAGAGCTCGGCGACGATGTCGTCGTGGTCGCCGTGTCGCTCGACGGCGTCCTCGACCGCGGCGACCCACTCGGGCAGGAGGTCGGTGTAGGCCGCCAGCGCGTCGTCGGGGTCGTCGCGCGCCCCGAAGTGGCCGTAGCAGAGCGTCTCGGCGTCGAGCTCCCGAAGTCGGGCGACGGTCTCGAGGCTCAGTTCGAGGTCGAAGTCGGGCGCGGGCGTCGTCGGGAGCAGCTCGCCGAACAGGTGCATGCCGGCGGCGTCGCCGGCGAACAGCGCGCCCGTCCGGTCGTCGAGCACGGCGACCTGGTGGGGTGCGTGCCCCGGCGCGTGGACCAGCTCCAGCGACCGGTCGCCGCAGTCGACCGACTCGCCGTCAGAGACGACACGACACCGGTCGCGGTCCACGAGCTCGGGGCGGCCGTAGCCCGCCGCCACCTCGTCGCCGACGGCGGCGCGGGCGCTCTCGTACAGCCGGTCCCGCTTCGCCTCGTCGGTGAGGTAGTCGACGCCGCGCTCGTGGACGACCACGGTGGCGTTCGGGCAGTGCTCGGCGAGCGCGCCCGTCGCGCCGGCGTGGTCGAGGTGGACGTGCGTCGGGAGGATGTGGCCGACCTCGTCGGGGTCGACGCCGGCCTCGTCGAGCCCCTCGATGACGTACTCGACACCGGCGGCTGGACCGGGGTCGACGACGACCGGTTCGGCGGCATCGACGACGTAGGGCGACATCGCACCCGGGGTGTCCATCATCCGGGCGTCGAGGGCGTGGGTGTCGGGGGCGACCTGCGTGACCATGGGCTCCGTTCGAGTGGGGCCGGGAAAAGTCGGTCGTCCCCGGCGCTGTCGGGAGCAGTCGCACTACCGAAAGAATCGACTCGGGAGCCGCTCAGTCGAGGTGGCCGGCGTCCTTGAGGTTCTCCATGATGTCGTCGACGAACGACTCCACGTCGTCGTACG
The sequence above is drawn from the Haloarchaeobius salinus genome and encodes:
- a CDS encoding MBL fold metallo-hydrolase → MVTQVAPDTHALDARMMDTPGAMSPYVVDAAEPVVVDPGPAAGVEYVIEGLDEAGVDPDEVGHILPTHVHLDHAGATGALAEHCPNATVVVHERGVDYLTDEAKRDRLYESARAAVGDEVAAGYGRPELVDRDRCRVVSDGESVDCGDRSLELVHAPGHAPHQVAVLDDRTGALFAGDAAGMHLFGELLPTTPAPDFDLELSLETVARLRELDAETLCYGHFGARDDPDDALAAYTDLLPEWVAAVEDAVERHGDHDDIVAELSNEWASPTIERDVVGVLQTL
- a CDS encoding putative quinol monooxygenase yields the protein MYVVLTSIPIVPERRAEALDLCDELAERSRSEPGVLSYHAATDIGDPNVVRFVERYEDAASAEAHIETDHYERFVDRLPEFVDGEMETTQFAVDGDVHTASFGVEALD